The sequence below is a genomic window from Glycine max cultivar Williams 82 chromosome 20, Glycine_max_v4.0, whole genome shotgun sequence.
TTACACATACCAAAATTGAAACAGCTTAGCACATTAAACTTATCATAAAGACAGGACCCCAAGTTAACTGTCCACGGCATGAAGGAGTAACTAAAAACCAGAAACCTTAGCACTATTGCAACTCCAAGCTTTTACCTTAGCACTATTGCACACCATATTTACTATACTCCGATCAACTGATGCAATCtatttgattgaaaaaataatttatactactCTTCTAAGGTAGCctacaactaaaaaaaataatataacagaAAATAGTGCTTAAGCCATTAAAATCAAGTTATTTTGAATCTCATCATTAGTATCATGTATCTACATGTGTCAAAGAGAAGGAGAAACAGGCATGGTAATGCATAAcacaacaaaatattaaaagaaagcaTGCTTTCTAAAGCCAAATAAGGTAAAaatgtattcattttttttgaaacaatttcaaatttataagaCATATATAACCATATAAAAAAGCATGGTGGAACAATCTGACCACATGCAAGAAGAGAAAAGTGAAAATAGCATGATGGCAAGAAGTCCAAGCGCAAAAGTGATCTTTAGCTGAGGCAATGCTCAGTAATATTAAAGTTCAGAAAACTTATTTAGCAACCACCATTCTATAACAACAAATTGCACTCCATTCCCTCTTTGAGCCACTTTGTTATgtctataaatatttgattcacCTGGCTGAACCTCcgaatatttatttaaagaagaaaaatataataacatcaAAACTAAATTAGACAAAATCCTATTAACCACGCGCAAATCAGAATGAACCTTAACATTCCGCCAAACCAAATCAGagaggggggagggggggggagAGATTAACCTCTGTTGTCCAAACTCCGGCGCCGTCGACCTCGGAGGCTCGGACCACCGGCGTCGTCGATCTAGAACTCGAACAATGTTCGACTATCTCTTTGACTCTCTCTGCCTCAGTCGAACAGCGCCATCGCCGTTGGAGCGGATCTTAATGTCGTCGTCAAAGTTCACACCCATCGCCGCAGGTGGCATCCACCATGGCAAGCACCATCGACTAAACCCAAATTCTGGTTCGGAGGTTTGGAATGGAAGAGAGAGGGTTCTTGAGAGGGACGTCGTACAAAAATATGCCTTTGCTAATCAGTCATCAGTCTTGTCCTACAGATCAACacaaaaaccaaaaaccaaaaaccAATCCTATTTGGTTGACAGAAACATCTCTCACGCAAGAATATTCTCGGCTTTTAGTAAAAAACAATCCAAACCAAATGCACTTAAAAATAGCTTAAGGGCAAAAACGAACTCATACTGTTATCTCAACAGTAAAAAATCCAAAGGTATAGATTCATCTCTTCCCACTCATGGAAGAAGACAATTTTGTCTATCCGTTCTCATTATCTTTTTATTAGAATTGAGGAATGTGCCCAAGAGCTAGAAAAGTTTGGTccctcaaataaaaataaaataaaaattagtaagaaagtacaataaattagttttattattaattctttttttggtaatgttAATATTTCTGCCAACATCACATGTGCTCTTCTCGCATGATATGTGACAATTCATGTATAATACTGCGTCATTCATGGTTACATTTGACTAATATCTCAATATGTtgaactaaattaaattatcattattaaacgttttattttttatttcaacatCCTCActccattaaaaaaaagacaattttgtttccaaacattataatttattgttattttaatccttaaaaaatataatttattaacaagGATCTTcgttcaacaaataaaaaattactctaagGATAACAAGTTGATCTCTCGGAAGAATTCACATCAACTGAAAGATTTGACAACACATCATATATGAAAtattaagtgaaaaaaaatgatcacATTAGAGAGGGAACAATTTGTAAACAAAAAGGGTTTCATGAGAAATTTGTGAGGTATTCAAATTAAGTTGAATCAAACGTTTATAATTTGCCAAATCGATcctaaaaaatcaattaaaactaGAGTTGAACTTCCTGTTTGTTAGTAGTAATTTCAATTTGGATGCATGCAAGACTTTTATGTTAGGTGCTTTATCTATGGTGGATTAATTTGTCTATATTGCATCTTTGAATGACTAAATTAAGAGTAAGTTGTAATTTTCACAAACTAACTTGTCTATACTTTGGTGttgcaaagaaagaaaaacaaaaaaaaaattcaataataataatttagtgcataacaaacataataacatattaatgaaatataatCATCAATGATATGACATTCTAAATACACACATAATTTGTCATGTAAGTAACAACATTaacattaaagaataaaaattaataataaaattaatttatcacacttttacatattcaaaaaataaatttatatcacCATCCACTCACTCATACACCCACACTACAGATCCACGGTGATAACACAAACTAACACCCAACAAATTAACAACAAAACAACCCATCTTTAGTCAGAAACCACACCAAGAAGTTTCCAACATGCAAAATCTCAATTTCCTCTACCTAACCATCATTTCCCTCACTCTCATCCACTTCCACTGCATCCTAGTCCAAGCACAAACCTCACCCTCAGACATTGCAGCACTCAAAGCCTTCAAGGCCTCAATCAAACCCTCCTCCATCACTCCCTGGTCATGCCTCGCCTCATGGAACTTCACAACCGACCCATGCTCACTCCCTCGCCGAACCTCCTTCATCTGCGGCCTCACCTGCACCCAAGACTCCACAAGAATCAACCAAATCACTCTCGACCCAGCAGGGTACTCAGGCACACTCACCCCACTAATCTCTCAACTCACACAACTCACCACACTTGACCTCGCTGATAACAACTTCTTTGGCCCAATCCCCTCTTCAATCTCTTTACTCTCAAACCTCCAAACCTTAACCCTTCGATCCAATTCCTTCTCGGGCACAATCCCTCCCTCCATAACCACCCTCAAATCACTCCTATCTCTCGACCTCGCACACAATTCCCTCTCTGGGTATCTCCCAAACTCAATGAACTCCCTCACCACACTCCGCAGACTCGATCTCAGCTTCAACAAACTAACCGGTTCAATCCCAAAGCTCCCATCCAACTTGCTCGAACTCGCGATCAAGGCCAATTCTCTATCTGGGCCTCTCCAAAAACAGAGCTTTGAAGGGATGAACCAGTTGGAAGTGGTGGAGCTCAGCGAGAACGCGCTCACCGGAACCGTGGAGTCGTGGTTCTTCCTTTTGCCGTCGCTGCAGCAAGTGGACTTGGCCAACAACACCTTCACGGGGGTGCAGATCTCGAGGCCACTCGCGGCCCGTGGAGGAAGCAGCAGCAGCAGTGGCAACAGCAACCTCGTCGCGCTGAACCTCGGGTTTAACAGAATCCGAGGCTACGCGCCCGCGAATCTCGGCGCGTATCCCGCGCTGTCTTTCCTGTCGATTCGGTACAACGCGCTGCGTGGCGCGATCCCGCTGGAGTACGGGCAGATCAAGTCCATGAAGAGGCTGTTCCTCGACGGGAACTTTTTCGTCGGAAAGCCGCCGGCGGGGCTGGTGGCGGCCGGAACAGCGGTTTCCGGCAGCCTGGGGGACAATTGCCTGCAGGCGTGCCCAGGGTCGTCGCAGCTGTGCTCCCCCGCGCAGAAACCTAGCTCTGTTTGCAAGCAAGCCTACCGTGGTAGACCAACACCGTAATCTGATGtcggttaaaattaaaaagaaaaacaattaaatagatTTCtattatacttttctttttctagtattttttataaaggtTCTTTGTATGTAGAAAAGCTGTGTTAGTGTTACTATCTGAATAAAAGATGATGTTGTAAAGTGTAAACTATGAGGATGAATGGTGTTTATATTTGTTCTGGCGATGATGCCGttgatattttgaatttttaaataatttaaattacagCTATACCTCACAAACTCACAAGTGACAACACATGTGCGTGAGTGCTGGCTATTATGCTATTGATTTGCTTTTAATGCTTTAGATACGAAGTCCGTTCTGGGTCCGGCTACCGTCCATCATAAGAGGTTCATATCTGTTTTCGTGTTCGAGTAAGTCTCCACCGACTAGTCATCAAAAACGACTCTATCTTCTCGGAGATgtaataataaaggaaaaacataagaataaataataggcAAATCCACGTGGATAaagtaaaatgtttttattgaaaGGTAAAAATtcagttcttaattttttttatgtttacttatgttttatataataaatattttaagattctTAGATACTGATTAACAATATCTTAAATAATTCAATGAGATTCGATCattgtattaaatttattatcttataCTTGAAGAAAAGTGATATACCCGGttttaaaatatgcaaaaaaaatgttatgttaattaagaaaattagttaattatatctaatttattaattttaattatttttttttcaatttattattctttagaatttgatattaaaaataagaaagaattattaaaactaacttctcaattaaattaagaatattttaataataataacattaaataagataaaattagtttaaattttattttatttgagacaaagaaaaaatatttttttattatatttaagacaAGAAAGAgtattataatatattgttaAACTATATTCCTGcctttgaaataattattctatttaatattaatattatacatATTTAAGGTAATTTAAATTCGActaaaattagtaaatattgACTACAAAATATGTGCACACATGCGCACACACATCCTTTAAGTTATATTTCGAACGACATATTCTTTACATGATCTTAATCACTTGCACATATCTTCGGTCTAGTAAGTTATATTCGGGGCACACATCCTCTTAAgttatatttcaaacatattctTTATATGATCTTAACCACTTGCACACATCTTCGATCTCGTAAGTTATATATGCAGGACGACATGCTCCTTACACGATGCTAACTGCTTGCGATACTTATCCGAAGATCTTAGAGCAGCAGGTAAGATCATATATGTTGTACCCATGCGAGAATTCAATTATATACATCCATATATAAATCTTATTACTTGATTTGGATAGACAGATTTTAGTTTCACATTTAAATACTCTTGGATTAAGTGTCCGATAAGACAAGATCTAGTGACAAAAAGATATATAAAGTAATTTATAACATGGTTAAACATTATAGTATTtaattttctgttaaaaaacattatatgtAATTCTTGGTTTAGCTAATAGTACTTTTTATTGCTTTCGTTGGAGAGGTTAAAAAACCAAAGGCTTATCTCTTAGTAGAATAAAAGAGTATCTAAAGGTGGGATAGGTTCCTGCGACAAAGTAAACCCGTAAGCCTGAGGCGCTCCATCAGAATTGGCTCGCCTGGTCTGCCAACATGCAATATGGAAAAAGCCCAATTCCGATGGTAAGTCCAAAATAGTGTCTGACAAATTAAAATAAGCATATAATTAGCTAATAAATATAGTATTATAGAGAAGTAATCATTAATTCAATTCACCGCTGTTTAATATCACACTAAACAATTGCTAGCATGTTTGTTTAGGGACAAGAAAATCAAGGGTATATTCTCAACAGTCATGAATATATTTTAaggttttattataataattagtgaaTAGAGTAATATTGATATTCTATTTCTTTGATGGATTAATCTTATGGCTTTTAACTGTGAAAATATCttactaaaaaaatgtttttttttttaatgtcatgCAACATGTACGTGGTAGTTTCAATTACAATCATGTAATAATAATCAC
It includes:
- the LOC100801713 gene encoding leucine-rich repeat disease resistance protein precursor, encoding MQNLNFLYLTIISLTLIHFHCILVQAQTSPSDIAALKAFKASIKPSSITPWSCLASWNFTTDPCSLPRRTSFICGLTCTQDSTRINQITLDPAGYSGTLTPLISQLTQLTTLDLADNNFFGPIPSSISLLSNLQTLTLRSNSFSGTIPPSITTLKSLLSLDLAHNSLSGYLPNSMNSLTTLRRLDLSFNKLTGSIPKLPSNLLELAIKANSLSGPLQKQSFEGMNQLEVVELSENALTGTVESWFFLLPSLQQVDLANNTFTGVQISRPLAARGGSSSSSGNSNLVALNLGFNRIRGYAPANLGAYPALSFLSIRYNALRGAIPLEYGQIKSMKRLFLDGNFFVGKPPAGLVAAGTAVSGSLGDNCLQACPGSSQLCSPAQKPSSVCKQAYRGRPTP